The window GGGAATTTGCTCGGGAACGAAAGTGGGTTCGCCCATGTTTACGGTTACGGAACCGTCTTCGTTCAGGCGTGGTTTGATGATGCCTTTGGCAGTTTCTACGGTGATTTCGCGTTTGTCGGTTAAACCTTGTTCCACCACAAATTTAACAAAACAACGCGCTCCGTTGCCGCATTGTTCCACTTCGCCGCCGTCGGCGTTGAAAATACGGTAGCGGAAATCGGCTTCGCCGCTGTGGGGGCGTTCTACCAGCAGCAGTTGGTCAAAACCGATGCCTGTGCAGCGGTCGGCCCAGCGGGCAATCGGTGCGGTGGCGGCATCAAATGCTTGGCTTACGCCGTCCACCATCATAAAATCGTTACCCAAGCCGTGCATTTTGGCGAATGTTACTGTTGTCGTCATGGCATTTTCCCGCGAAACACTTTTCAATAAAAATTAAACGGACGGTATTGTAACCGTAAAGAAGGGGTTTGCAAACGCACTGCGCTGGTGCGTGATGTGGCAGACTACGCGCCCGCTACGGTCATTTCCGACACCAGCACCGAGCCGATTTTGCCAGACGTGCGCCGCAATGCGTCATCGGCGGTGGCAGCGATGTTAAGCAGCATATCGGGCAAACGTCCTGCAATGGTAATGCCGCTCACGGGATAGGCAATCTCGCCGTTTTCCACCCAAAAACCCGCTGCACCGCGCGAATAATCGCCTGTCAGCAGATTTACGCCCTGCCCCATCAGTTCGGTAATCAGCAAACCGCTGCCCATCTGCTGCAATAAAGCGGCTTGGTCGGCGCAAGTGGCATTTAGGTGCAGATTGTGTGCGCCGCCTGCGTTGCCCGTGCTTTTCATACCCAGCTTGCGGGCGCTGTAGCTGCCTAAAAAATAACCTTGTACCACACCACCGTCTATCACGGTGCGTGCTTGCGTGGCAACGCCTTCGGCATCAAAATAGGTGCTGCCAATCACACGCGGCAAATGCGGTTCTTCGCGCAACTGCAACCATTCGGGCAAAATGCGTTTGCCGAGACTGTCGCACAAAAAGCTGTTGCGGCGGTACAATGCGCCACCGCTTAACGCGCCCACCACATGCCCGATTAAGCTGCCCGATACGGTGCGGTCAAACAACACGGGATAGCTGCCTGTCGGCACAGAACGTGCACCCAAGCGCGATAAAGCACGTTCGGCAGCGGTGCGCCCGATGTGTTCCACCTGTTCCAAGGCGGCTGCATCACAAGCGGTGTCGTACCAGTAATCGCGTTCCATCTGCCCGTTTTGCGCGGCAACCACGCTGCACGAAATACTGTGGCGCGTACCGCAACGGTGTTGCAAAAAGCCGTGGCTGTTGCCATACACATATTGAAAACGCCCCGTATGCACCGCCGCGCCTTCCGAATTGCTGACCCGTTCATCTTGCGCCAATGCCGCCGCTTCACAGCGTTGCGCCTGTTCCAATGCCGCTTCGGTGCTTAACTGCCACGGGTGGTCTTGGTCCAAATCGCCAAACACCTGCGCCATTTGCTCGGCATCTGCCAAACCCGCGCAATCGTCTTCGGCGGTATAACGGGCAATATCCAAAGCAGCGCGTACCGTGCTTTGCAAAGCTTCGGGCGACAAATCGGCGGTACTGGCACTGCCCTTGCGCTGCCCCACATACACGGTAATATCCAGCGATTTGTCTTCGCGGTGCTCAATTTGTTCGGTTTGCTGCAAACGCACCTGCACGCTTTGTCCCAGCGATTCGCTTAATTCCGCTTCGGCAGCCGTTGCGCCGCCGCGTTTCGCCCAATCCAAAGCCTGCGCCGCCGCCTGAAGCAATTGTTCGGGGCTGTGTTGGAAATCCATCGTTTTAACCTGATGATATAAACGGCGCATTCTAACCCGTTTGCCGCTGCCGCAACAAGTTTTACCAGCAATTATTTAAACTTTAAACACATTAAAAATGAACGATTTAATAGAAAACCTATTAGAACATTTATGGCTACAACAAAGGTTGTCGCACAATACTTTGGAAGCCTACCGCCGCGATTTGGACAAAGTGTTGGCACGGCTGGTAGCGCAAGGCAGCGATTTTATCCGCGCCGATGAAACCCAACTCGCCGCCGCCGTGTATTGCCCTGACGAAAAACCCCGTTCGCAAAACCGCGCCCTTTCCGCCTGCAAACGGCTGTACGGCTGGTTAGAAGAAAACGGCAGCCGCCCCGACAACCCCACCAAACACCTTAAAGCCGTCAAAACCGCCCGCCACCTGCCCGCCATCATCACCGAAGCCCAAATTGATGCCCTGCTGGACGCACCCGACACCGAAACCCCTCTAGGCTTGCGCGACAAAGCCCTATTGGAAACCCTATACGCCACAGGTTTGCGCGTCAGCGAAGCCGTTAAACTGAATATCAACGAAATCAACCTGCACAAAGGCTTGGTCAATACCATCGGCAAAGGCGACAAACAGCGCATTGTGCCATTGGGCGAAGAAGCCGCGCACTGGCTGGGGCGTTACCTGCACGAAGCACGGGCGCAAATTTTAAACGGCAAACGCTGCGATGCCTTGTTTGTCGGACAAAAAAAAGACGGCATCAGCCGTCAGTTAGCATGGATGATTGTCAAACATTACGCCGAACACGCAGGCATCCGCCAATTATCGCCACACGGTTTGCGCCATGCTTTTGCCACCCATTTGGTTAAATACGGCGCAGATTTGCGTACCGTGCAAATGCTGCTGGGTCATGCCGACATCGCCACCACCCAAATTTACACCCATGTGGCAGACGAACGCCTGAAGCAGATTGTCGCAGCGCACCACCCGCGCAGCGCAGCGTAGATTGGTGCATATTTTTGTTTTAGCGTATGTAAGCATCAAGCGGTTTATCCATCCTATAAGTTGGGCTAGGCAAAGCCGTAACCCAACATTTTAGTTGGGTTGATACTACACCTCAACCCAAGCTACTTACGCCAATTAACCATCTATTCAACGCAAATACAAATTCGGATTCACATGCTTACCGTTTACCCGCACTTCAAAGTGCAATGCCGTGCGCCCGTCTTTGCGTTCGCTGTCGCCCACCGATGCCACAATCTGCCCCGCTTTCACCGTTGCGCCCTCATGCACCAGTAAGCTGTCGTTATTGGCATAAGCAGTTACTGTGCTGTCGTTATGGCGAATTAACAACAATTTGCCATAGCCCGCCACCGTCTCACCCGAATACATTACCGTCCCGTCTGCCGCCGCATACACCAACGCCCCGCGCGGCGCAGCAATATCAATCCCCTTATTATTCGCACCGTAAGGCACTACAATACTGCCGCGCAAAGGCCATTGCAAACGCAATCCTGTAGCGGCAACAGGCGTGGCAGGCGTAGCCGTTACCGTTTGTCGGCGCGGCGGTACGGCAGGCACAAAATTCGTGGAAGATGGCACACGCGCCGCTTTCGGCAAATTCAGCACATCGCCTGGACGAATCACATCACTACGCAAACCGTTGGCAGCTTTTAAACGCGCCACATCGGTTTGAAAACGCTGGGCAATACGGCTCAAGGAATCGCCGCTTTGCACACAATACTGTCCCGCTTTTACATCGCGGCACACTTGGGTTTTGCTAGAAGGCGCACCACACGCCGCCACACACAATAAAGCCGCCACACACGCAGCGGCACGAATCACAGAAGATACAGGCATAAACAAAACCGCCAAATCAAAAAGCGCGATTATACCCACAGCCCGCTACACATGGAAACTTTCGCCGCAACCGCATTCGTCTTTCACATTCGGGTTGTCAAACTTAAAGCCTTCCTGCAAACCTTCTTTGGTGTAATCCAAGCGCGTGCCGTCCAAATACACCAGACTTTTCGGGTCAACAAATACTTTTACGCCATAATGTTCAAACACTTGGTCTTCGGGCTGAATCTCGTCCACAAATTCCAACTGATACGCCATGCCCGAACAACCGCTGG is drawn from Conchiformibius steedae and contains these coding sequences:
- a CDS encoding M23 family metallopeptidase, which produces MPVSSVIRAAACVAALLCVAACGAPSSKTQVCRDVKAGQYCVQSGDSLSRIAQRFQTDVARLKAANGLRSDVIRPGDVLNLPKAARVPSSTNFVPAVPPRRQTVTATPATPVAATGLRLQWPLRGSIVVPYGANNKGIDIAAPRGALVYAAADGTVMYSGETVAGYGKLLLIRHNDSTVTAYANNDSLLVHEGATVKAGQIVASVGDSERKDGRTALHFEVRVNGKHVNPNLYLR
- the iscA gene encoding iron-sulfur cluster assembly protein IscA, which produces MITLTEKAAEHVRNFLAKRGKGEGIRLGVKTSGCSGMAYQLEFVDEIQPEDQVFEHYGVKVFVDPKSLVYLDGTRLDYTKEGLQEGFKFDNPNVKDECGCGESFHV
- the xerD gene encoding site-specific tyrosine recombinase XerD is translated as MNDLIENLLEHLWLQQRLSHNTLEAYRRDLDKVLARLVAQGSDFIRADETQLAAAVYCPDEKPRSQNRALSACKRLYGWLEENGSRPDNPTKHLKAVKTARHLPAIITEAQIDALLDAPDTETPLGLRDKALLETLYATGLRVSEAVKLNINEINLHKGLVNTIGKGDKQRIVPLGEEAAHWLGRYLHEARAQILNGKRCDALFVGQKKDGISRQLAWMIVKHYAEHAGIRQLSPHGLRHAFATHLVKYGADLRTVQMLLGHADIATTQIYTHVADERLKQIVAAHHPRSAA
- the pmbA gene encoding metalloprotease PmbA, yielding MDFQHSPEQLLQAAAQALDWAKRGGATAAEAELSESLGQSVQVRLQQTEQIEHREDKSLDITVYVGQRKGSASTADLSPEALQSTVRAALDIARYTAEDDCAGLADAEQMAQVFGDLDQDHPWQLSTEAALEQAQRCEAAALAQDERVSNSEGAAVHTGRFQYVYGNSHGFLQHRCGTRHSISCSVVAAQNGQMERDYWYDTACDAAALEQVEHIGRTAAERALSRLGARSVPTGSYPVLFDRTVSGSLIGHVVGALSGGALYRRNSFLCDSLGKRILPEWLQLREEPHLPRVIGSTYFDAEGVATQARTVIDGGVVQGYFLGSYSARKLGMKSTGNAGGAHNLHLNATCADQAALLQQMGSGLLITELMGQGVNLLTGDYSRGAAGFWVENGEIAYPVSGITIAGRLPDMLLNIAATADDALRRTSGKIGSVLVSEMTVAGA